Part of the Candidatus Korarchaeota archaeon NZ13-K genome, GAGCTACGGTGATAACGCCAAGCTGGCGGTATTCTCCCTCTGGAGGAGGGGCCTTATAAGCGTCCCCTCCCTTGAGAGGTACAGGGACCTGCTGGAGGGGGTGGAGGATCCGGATAGGATACCGGGGAAGGTGGAGGGCAGGATATTCTCCACATGGCAGGACAGGACGAGCGGAGAGATGTACAGCGAGCTTGTGATCCCCCAGAGGGAGAGGATATCGGCAAGGTGGCGGCTGGATGCATGATAGGGATTTGGAGGGGCTTTACAACAATTACAGGGGCCTGAGACCAACAACTATAAGGTCTATACTCGACTGCTGGGCCGATAGGAGGCCGGTTGAGGAGAGCCTCGAGGTGATAAGGAGGGTCTTCCCCGGATCCCAGATCCTGGAGTCGACTGCCAGGAGCGTGATGAGGTACCTTCAGGACAGGGATTGGAGGGGTTGCATAGTGAACATAATCGGCGACTACGGCTCCGGGAAGACCCAGATGGGGTTCATCCTGCTCAGGATGATAAGGGAGAGGGGGGAGGCACGCGTCAGGATGATCACGGCCGACCCCCTGACCGAGCTCAGGTCCGAGATCCTAGAGGATGGGGATGAGAGGCCCCTGGTGGTGATAGTGGATGAGGTTGATCTTCTCATCGGCGATATGGAAAGGGGGAAGCGCGATAGGGTTGAGGAGCTGGCCGATCTGGCAAGGATGATGACGGAGGGGAGCTTCAGTAACCCGGCCAGGGGCTCAGTTATCCTCCTTCTCTCCAAGAAGGCTCATAGCTCCCTGAAAATGGACAGGGCGCTGAGGAACAGGCTTATCGATAGGGCGAAGGAGTTCTCACTCTCGATGAGTGAGACGGACAGGGAGAGGGTGAGCCTAGAGGCTGTGAGGAGGATAATAGCCCTCAGGATGGCCTACAGTGAGGAGGATCGCCTGAGGATATTCCGATCCCTCGGGCTGATATACCCTTTCATGGAGAAGCTGGCCCTCGACCTCTGCTCCATGCATGAGATAGGGGGGATAGTCAAGAACCTGGTCACGGCCCTGGACGACATACTGAGCGAGCTCACCGACCCGCGGAGCCTTGGTGAGGTTGAGAAGGGGAGGTTCTTCGAGGAGGTGCTCAAGCGCTTCTTCAGCGAGGTATTCAGGAGGGTCCACTTCAGGGTGACTGTGGGGGATGAGAGGAGGGACTACGTCGCGATCTTCTCGGAGGAGCCCCTGAGCGTCCCCGGAGCCAGAACCGATGCCCATTACGACATCAGAACGTACGATGCCGATAGGGGGCTCATCGGAAGCCTCCTGGTGAACCAGGTCGGCTTGGAGATCAAGTACGGGGACTATTGGAAGGAAAACAGGGATCAGCTCCTGAGGGTGATGGAGAGATACCCCCTGCTCCTGATCTGCGTGACCGAGATGGATGAGGACGAGCTTGCCGATCTGAGGAATCAGATGAGGGCCGGCGGGAGGGCCTTCGAGATAATGGGCCTGAGCCCCAAGGTCCTGGGGGTGACTCTCACGCTGACGCCGGAGGGGGCTCTGAGGTTCCTGAGGAACTGGGGAACCTTCGAGAGGGATTTGGAGGAGATCCTGAGCATACTGACGCTGCAGTCGGTGAGGGTAAAGGATAGGGAGGTGAGCGACCAGGATATACTGGCCCAGGCCTCCTCGGCAATCGTCAGCTCGCTGATGAGGGAGCTCAGGAGGGCCAGGAAGATGGTCAGGACATCGACGCTCTCTGACCTGATCAGGAGGAGCCTTGAGGGCGTTTACGCCAGGTACGGGAGGGCGGCCCCCGACCTGCCCGAGATCCTCGTGGATAGGATACTCAGGCTTCTGGAGAGGGAGGGCCTGGGGAGGCTGAGCGAGACCGGTAAGTCCTTCAGCCTGAGCGCGGAATCTAAGAGGAACCTAGAGGAGCTCTCCCTCGATGAGGGAAGGAGGAGGGACATGGAGAGGGTGGTCTCAGGGATCCTGCTGAGGATGCAGGAGCAGGCCCCCGGACTTGATGCCCTCTGACCGTTTAGCTGGGATCTGGGATGCCGGGCAGAAGGAGCGTCCTCATCTCCTGCACCCTAGCGTCCTTCCTGACGCCCTTCTCATCCTCCTCCATCACGGTCCTCCTCCCACAGCTATCCTCCCACTTCGGGGTCAGCCTCGCCGCATCCAACTGGTCGGCCGGGGCCTACCTCATACCCCTTGCCGCATTCATAGTGCCACTCGGGAGGATAGCTGACTGGAAGGGTAGGAGCACCATCTTCATGATCGGATTGATCTCCTTCTCAGCTTCCTCCCTACTGGCCGCGCTCTCACCTGATTTCACATCCTTCCTCATCTTCAGGTTCCTCCAGGGAATCAGCTCCTCCATGATCTCGGCCACAGCAGTAGCTGTCCTCTCCGAGGCCTTCCCAAGGGAGGAGAGGGGAAGGGCTGTTGGGGTGAACACCGCCTCTGTCTACGTTGGGCTGAGCCTCGGTCCCCTCATGGGGGGCCTGATAGCGGACCTCCTCTCCTGGACTTGGGTCCTCATCCTGAGCTCCCTCGCATCCCTTTTAGCCCTGCTTCCATCCAGAAATCTCCCGAAGTCCAGGGAATTAAGCTCCCCTCCCAGTCCCGCGCTGATCTCTCTCCACGCCATCTCGATGATCCTCCTGGCGTATGGCATCTCCTCCCCGGGTGGGTCCGGTATAGCTATCTCATCCATCGGGGCCGCGCTGCTGGCCGCATGGCTCTCCAGGGAGATGCTCGGGGATGGGATCTTGGGTCCTCAGCTCCTCAGGAACGGGGCTTACATGGCATCCTCCACAGCCGCTCTGCTAAACTACAGCGCCACATACGCGATCTCGATAGTGCTCAGCCTGCACCTCCAGAGGGTGCTTGGCCTACCCGCTAGCGTGGCGGGGATCATTCTGACGGCGCAGCCCATAGTTCAGGCTTTCCTATCACCCCTGGCCGGTTACCTCGCTGACAGGATTTCCCCCCACAGGGTGGCCTCGCTCGGGATGATCCTGGTGGCCCTTGGAGTTGTCAGCCTCCTGCCCCTGACGCCATCCAGGCAGCCAGCGTCACTGCTCCCCTCGCTCCTCTTACTGGGCGTGGGCTTCGCCCTCTTCGCCTCCCCGAACACGGTAGCCGCTTTGAACGCCTCCCCCATCCCTCTCTACGGTTCAGCCACCGCCTTCCTCGGATCCATGAGGTTCCTGGGCCAGTCCCTGAGCACCTCGATCCTGATGATCCTCATGGCCGGGATGGAGCTCTCAAGGGCGATGAACGCGGCCCTGATGATCTACGTGGTGATAAGCGCAGCAGGGGCGGTCTTGTCAGCCGTAGCCAGGTACAAAAGGTGAGTCAGTTTCACTGCTTGAGGAGAGCTATCCCCCCGGGGTTCCTCACCCTGAGGGCCAGCGTCTCCCAGAGCCTGAAGAGGTGCATGCCGTCCTCGGGGCCTATGTAGTCCAGCTCCGTGTCGGCCCCTATGACTAGATCTAGGACCTGGGGGTTCGATGAGATGAGCAGCGCCTCGTCCTCCTCCAGCGCCGGAACGGCCACCACATCGCCCACCAGGGCCTTAAGCCTATGCAGCTCCATCACCCCAGTGCGCTCGTGCACCGCAACGAGCTTGGCGTACCTCGAGGGGCTGACCAGGAGCACGTATGGCTGGGGGAACCCATCCCCAATCATCCCGCTCAGGGCGCCGGCCACCTCGGAAACGGCCGATCCCGGCTCGTCCCATGACGAGATCCTCCCCAACCTCCCTGCCCTCTCCTTCATCGCCCTGATGAACTCCCTTTCCTCCTCCATCGAGAGCCTCGCGGCAGCCGCGAGGGCGGGGGAGGCGTCGAGGGCGCCGGAGACCTTGGCGCTGTCCAGAGAGGCCTGGCTTATCGCGAACACCTGGCTCAGCTCCCTCAGCTGGATAACGTACCTCCTCCTGGGCTTGAGGTCCTCGGAGGAGAGATCCTCCACGGGCACGGCATCAACTCCCCTTCCGACGCGGGTCACCGGGAGGTGCTTCCTCAGAACCCTGATGCCATCCGCATACCTCCTCACCTCGGCCCTCAGGTCCGACCACTCCTCCCGCTGGCCGGGAGGATCCTGCCCAGATATTCCCGTGAGCCTAGCGACTTCCTCAGCACCCGATGCGAGTTCCTCAACCTGCTCCTGATCCAAGGACTTCAGCATAGCCAGGAATTCCCCTACGTGCGTCTTCTCCTCCTTGGCTATGTCCTCGAATACCTTCTTCGCTGCCTGATCCTCCGTGCAACTGGCCAGCTGCAGGTAGAGGTTTATCGCGTCGAGCTCGGCTATTATGCTCAGGCGGAGCGCCTGGGCCAGCTCCTCCCTGCTTAGCTTCCTCCCAACGGGGAGCTCAATGGGGTTCTTGCTGAGCATGAGTCAAGCTGATGGGAAATAATATAAATCTTCGGCCGTGACCCGATGACATCAATGGATGCTCACGATCGCGGGCTACTCCGCCCCATCCCTCCCGGGCCTCACCAGCCTCTCCTCCCTGTCATACTCGATGAGACCGGAGCAGACTCCCCAGTAAATGAGGCAGTTGAAGGCCTCCTCAAGATCTCCCTGGTGACAGAATCCTCCACTTGAAGCTATTATTCTCATAACCTCCTCCTTCCTGAGGCCTCCCCTCTCCTTCAGCCTCCTCATCACCTCGCTGAAGACCTCCAGATGCATCAGCTTGCTCCTGATGTAACTACCCCTCTCCGAATGACTCAGCCCCAGGAAATCGATTCCAGATTCGGTTAGCTTGGCATCACCCTCATCCACCGAGATCAGACCAATCATCTCCAGGAACTCCAGAAGTGGGAGTATCTCATCAGCATGCATGCCCGTCTCCTCGGATATCCTCGCCACATCAGCCTCCCCGCCCAGATCCCTGAGGAGCCTCAGGAGGCCCAGCACCCTGGAGTAGGACACGGGTAACTCCGACATGGGTCCTTCACTGAAGGCCCCTCCCAAAAAATAAACTTTGTCCTCCAAACTCAGGAGAGGAGACTGTATATCTCATCAACCTTCTCGTAGATGCCCTCATCCCTCCTGTTCCTGGGCCTCGGTAGGTCTATGTTCACGACCCTCAGAACCACGGAGGGTCTTCTGGATAGGACGACAACCCTATCGGACATTAAAACGGCCTCCTCTATGTTGTGCGTCACGAGAATTATGGACTTCAGGCTCGGGGAGCTCTTCCAGAGCTCCAGTATCTCGTGCCTCAGGGTCTCGGCCGTGAGCTCGTCAAGGGAGGAGAAGGGCTCGTCCATCAGGAGGAGGCTCGGTTCAACGGCCAGGGCCCTGGCTATCCCGACTCTCTGTCTCATCCCACCGGATAGCTCCTTTGGGAGGAACTCCTCGAACTCCGAGAGTCCGACGAGGCTTAGCCACTTCCTAGCTATCTCCCTCGAGTTCCTCACTCCCCTGGCTCTCAATGGGAGCTCCACCTGCTCCAACACCTTGAGCCAAGGCACTAAGGCGAAGCTCTGGAAGATCATGGATATCCTTGGATCAGGGGAATCTATCTCCCTCCCATAGAAGGTTATCCTCCCGGAGCTGGGCCTCTCAATGCCCGCTATCATCCTCAGGATGGTCGATTTCCCGCAGCCACTCGGTCCCACGATAGAGACTAACTCCCCCTCCCTCAGCGAGAAGCTCACCTCCCTTATAACCTCCAGCTCCTCTCCATCCGAGGGGAAGCGCTTTGAGACCCTATCCAGCTCCAGCATCATTCCACCCTGAATTTGGTCGAGTAATCGTACAGGAACCTCCAGAGGGTCCTGTTAATGACTATTATGATCGCGGTCAGGACGGCCGTTACGAATATGACTGACGATACGCTTCCCCTCTCCCACGCAGCGATGCTGAGGAGGGTCCCCAGGCCGTACTGAGATTCATCTCTCGGGAAGACCTCATCCCCCACCTTTATATATTCTGCGACTATGAGGGCATTCCAAGCGCCGCCCCAAGCCGTTATCAGACCCGTCACGATCGAGGGGAACATGCCCGGGAGCACGATCTTCCTGAGGTAGAGGAATCCCCTCACTAGGAAGATCCTCCTCATCTCCTCTAGATCTGACGGTATCGACCTCAAACCGGCGAGGGAGTTGAACATTACGTAGAACTGAGCCCCGAAGAGGGCTAGCATGATAGCGGCAATCTCAAAACCGATCCCACCCATGGGAAGCACTATGTACCTCACCAGGAAGGGCCAGAGAACGGGAACGGGGAAGGATGCCGCTATCTCGAGAACCAACATGAGCTCGTTCCAATGCTTCCCCCTGCCTAACAGGAGGGAGACTGGAAGGGTCCATGTGAGGGAGATCAGGAGCACCGTAAGGACCCTCCTCATCGAGTTCAGGGATGCAATCAGGATGAGACCCGGCTCGCTAACGTACTCGGATGAGAGCGACTCCGGTGTCACCGAGAGCGCCGTCCTCACCACCGCGTAAACTGTGAATGCCATCAGGAGGAGAGCGGAGATCTTTCCCAGAATTCTGGCCCTTCTCTCAACGAGATTTCCTAATTTCATCAGATGATCCCTCAACCGAAGCCTTGAGATGCGCCTGATGGTGCGGAAGAAAGCCCTGTGGATGAAGTGGGGGATCCTCACCCAGTGCAGCTCGAGGGGCCTCACCCTCCTCCTCTCCCCGGCCGAGTACTCGTACTTGAAGTTCTCGCTCCACTCGACGAGGGGCCTCCATATGAAGAGGTACGTGAAGGAGACGAGGAACATCGTCACCAGCACGGATATGACTGCGAGATCAATCCTTGGAGGGGTTTCCATCAGTGACAGGGCGAGAAGGCTCCCCAGGCCCGGGAGCGATATCTCGGCGCTGCCCACCGATATCACCTCGGACGCGTAGAGGAAGAACCAGCCTCCAGCCCAGGACATGGCCGAGTTGTAGATCAGCTTCTCCATGGTGGCCGGTATAAGTATCCTTCTGATGTAAAGAGTCCCCCTGATGCCGTAGATGCGCGTCATCTCCTCCAGATCCCTTGGTATCATCTTCACGGCTTCGTAAACGCCGAAGGTCATGTTCCACACTTGAGAGGTGAATATGAGGAAGATAGAGGAGATCTCCGCCCCTATGCGCGAGCCGAAGAGGTTCATGAAGAAGATTATGACGACTGGGAAGAAGCCCAGTATTGGCACGCTCTGCAGCACGTCCAAGACCGGTATCACCAGGTGCTCAGCCTTCTCATTTTTCCCAGCGATGATCCCCACGGAGAGGGAGAATATGAGGGATAAGATGTACGCGAGGATCATCCTGAGCAGTGACAGCAGCGCGTACGCTGGTGGCAGGAGGTAGGAGAGGGCGAGGATACTCTCACCCCCTCCCCTCCCTCAAACGCAATAAAAATCATCAGCTATCTCATCATCGCCCTCATGTATAGGAGCATGCCGATCGCGCTGATCACGGCGGAGAGGAGGGGAAGGGAGATGAGCTGATCCGTCGTCGGCATTGTCCCCTCCCCGAAGGAGGCCCTGAGCAGGTCCGCGACTATGGAGACCGGATTGTAGTGGGAGATCACCCTCACCGCTAAGAACTGATCTAATGCCCTCCTTGGATAGAAAACCGTGCTGAAGAAGAAGAGCACGAAGTAGAGGAGGCTCCTCACCGTAGCCTGGACATCCATCTGCTTGGATATCGATGAGAGCGCTATTCCAAGGCTTGACATCGAGAAGGCGAGTAGGACCAGCGATAGAACCGCAACCGCGAATGTCTCAACATCAGGAAACCCCTCCATAGCTACGAGGAGAATGAGGAATGGAATCGCATAGACAAGCCCCCTTATCGTCCCTCCCACGGCCCTCCCGAGCAGTAGCTCGCGCCTCCTCATGGGAAGGGAGAGGAGGTAGTGATGGACGTCCCTCCTTATCTCCATCATCACCTCCCTCCCTATGGAGAATGAGGAGGCGAATATAGCTATCGCAGTTATCCCGGGGGCGACGAACCTTATGTAGTCCGGTATGAGCGCCCTGTTCACGATACCATTGAAAACCGCTGCCATTATGAAAAGATCGCTGAGGTTCATAGCCACCAGGCCGGCGAGCCACCATCTGTACTTCCACATCCTTTTGAGGTCCCTCAGCGCCACCTCGAGTACCTGACTCACCTCCACCCCCCTCCTTCCACCTTCCTCTCGAAAAGGAGAATGCCCACCATGAATGCCGATATCGAAAACCCTAAGAGGAAAGCCATAGCTGAGCCAGGAGACTCGAATTGGGTGTATGAGAAGACCTCCGGGCACATCAAATATCTGAGGAACTCGGCAAGCTGGGTTATGGGGTTCAACATGGATGGGAGCCTGTAATAGGGGGGCATGATTGAGAGAGGGTACATAGCGGTGCTGAGCCTGACCAGGATCGCGTCCACGGCCCCGAAAATTATATCGGAAACATCGCTCGACTTCACGAAGGAAACGAATGTTATAACTATGCCGGATATCCCGATCGCGAAGAGGAGCGATGAGAAGAGGGAGAGCATCATGGAAAAGGAGTTCAGGTTTTTGAGCAGGAGGAGAACCAGAAGGAGCATTGGAAGCGTGTATGTGAGGGAGGAAACGGCACACCCAACGGATCTGCCCATCACGAATTCCCACCTTCCCATGGGCAGGGATAAGAAGTACTCGAAGAGACCGTCCTCAGCCTCTTCCAGTATCTCGTAGCTCATGTAGACGGAAAGGGTGAAGAGTATCGAGCTGTAGACCCCAACCAGGTAGAACTCGTAGAACCTGGGTATCAGGACTATCCTCGACATCATGACACCGAATACAGTCACCTGAACGGCGAACCAGGTGAACCTCATCGCTATGAAGAACTTGTACCTCCTAGTCTTGGAGAGCTCCCTCCTCACCAGGAAGATCGCACCCCTCATATCCTCTCCCTCGTGAAGTAGAGGAAAACGTCATCCAAACTGGGCTCCTTCATCTTCATGTACCTCACCTTCGCCCTGAACTTCGATATCCTGTCTAAGATGACTGGGATGAGCTCCTCTCCCCTGTTCAGATGCATCCTGATCCCGCCTTGATCCGACATCACCCTGGACACTCCATCTATCTCGCTCAGCTGGTTCACCATCTCCTCCCTAGGGGGAACGTCGAGCTGTATCTCGAGTATATCTCCACCAGGTATGCTGTCCTTGAGCTCCGAGGGCGTGCCGGAGGACACCAATCTCCCCTCATACATTATTCCGATCTTATCCGATACAATGTCGGCCTCGTTCGTGTCATTGGTTGCTAGCATCACGGTCGAACCGGAGTCCCTCAGCTCCCTAATCATGTCCCATATCACGTGCTTCCCCAGCACGTCGACCTGGGCCGTTGGTTCATCGAATATGGCGAATTTAGGTCTCTGGACGAATATCTTGGCCACTTCAACCCTCTTCCTGTTCCCCCCACTGAGTTGATAGAAGAACTTGTTCCTTTGATCCCATATCTCGAGCCTCTCCATGACTTCCTTGACCCTCTCCTTCAGCTCCTGCCCCCTGAGGCCGCATATCCTTCCGTGCCACTCCACTATCTCTATGGGCTTGTCCACCCAAGTGGCCTTGGGCTCCTGGAAAGCTATGCCGAGCAGGCCCCTCACCTTATCCGGCTCCCTCACCACATCATACCCCCCGATTCTGGCCGTCCCGGCGGTCGGCTTTATGACTGTCGCCAGCATCAGTATCGTAGTCGTCTTCCCGGCTCCATTCGGGCCAAGCAGACCGAATATCTCCCCTTCATCTATGCTCAGGCTCAACCCCTTGACGGCTGGATTCCTCCCGTAGTACTTGGTTATGTTCAGAACCTCGACGAATGCCATCGCGGGAGCGAATCACTGTACCCTAAAAAATTTATCCGAAAAAGCCGC contains:
- a CDS encoding MFS transporter; amino-acid sequence: MPGRRSVLISCTLASFLTPFSSSSITVLLPQLSSHFGVSLAASNWSAGAYLIPLAAFIVPLGRIADWKGRSTIFMIGLISFSASSLLAALSPDFTSFLIFRFLQGISSSMISATAVAVLSEAFPREERGRAVGVNTASVYVGLSLGPLMGGLIADLLSWTWVLILSSLASLLALLPSRNLPKSRELSSPPSPALISLHAISMILLAYGISSPGGSGIAISSIGAALLAAWLSREMLGDGILGPQLLRNGAYMASSTAALLNYSATYAISIVLSLHLQRVLGLPASVAGIILTAQPIVQAFLSPLAGYLADRISPHRVASLGMILVALGVVSLLPLTPSRQPASLLPSLLLLGVGFALFASPNTVAALNASPIPLYGSATAFLGSMRFLGQSLSTSILMILMAGMELSRAMNAALMIYVVISAAGAVLSAVARYKR
- a CDS encoding rubrerythrin family protein, translated to MLSKNPIELPVGRKLSREELAQALRLSIIAELDAINLYLQLASCTEDQAAKKVFEDIAKEEKTHVGEFLAMLKSLDQEQVEELASGAEEVARLTGISGQDPPGQREEWSDLRAEVRRYADGIRVLRKHLPVTRVGRGVDAVPVEDLSSEDLKPRRRYVIQLRELSQVFAISQASLDSAKVSGALDASPALAAAARLSMEEEREFIRAMKERAGRLGRISSWDEPGSAVSEVAGALSGMIGDGFPQPYVLLVSPSRYAKLVAVHERTGVMELHRLKALVGDVVAVPALEEDEALLISSNPQVLDLVIGADTELDYIGPEDGMHLFRLWETLALRVRNPGGIALLKQ
- a CDS encoding ABC transporter ATP-binding protein, with the translated sequence MLELDRVSKRFPSDGEELEVIREVSFSLREGELVSIVGPSGCGKSTILRMIAGIERPSSGRITFYGREIDSPDPRISMIFQSFALVPWLKVLEQVELPLRARGVRNSREIARKWLSLVGLSEFEEFLPKELSGGMRQRVGIARALAVEPSLLLMDEPFSSLDELTAETLRHEILELWKSSPSLKSIILVTHNIEEAVLMSDRVVVLSRRPSVVLRVVNIDLPRPRNRRDEGIYEKVDEIYSLLS
- a CDS encoding ABC transporter permease subunit, with protein sequence MILAYILSLIFSLSVGIIAGKNEKAEHLVIPVLDVLQSVPILGFFPVVIIFFMNLFGSRIGAEISSIFLIFTSQVWNMTFGVYEAVKMIPRDLEEMTRIYGIRGTLYIRRILIPATMEKLIYNSAMSWAGGWFFLYASEVISVGSAEISLPGLGSLLALSLMETPPRIDLAVISVLVTMFLVSFTYLFIWRPLVEWSENFKYEYSAGERRRVRPLELHWVRIPHFIHRAFFRTIRRISRLRLRDHLMKLGNLVERRARILGKISALLLMAFTVYAVVRTALSVTPESLSSEYVSEPGLILIASLNSMRRVLTVLLISLTWTLPVSLLLGRGKHWNELMLVLEIAASFPVPVLWPFLVRYIVLPMGGIGFEIAAIMLALFGAQFYVMFNSLAGLRSIPSDLEEMRRIFLVRGFLYLRKIVLPGMFPSIVTGLITAWGGAWNALIVAEYIKVGDEVFPRDESQYGLGTLLSIAAWERGSVSSVIFVTAVLTAIIIVINRTLWRFLYDYSTKFRVE
- a CDS encoding ABC transporter permease is translated as MEVSQVLEVALRDLKRMWKYRWWLAGLVAMNLSDLFIMAAVFNGIVNRALIPDYIRFVAPGITAIAIFASSFSIGREVMMEIRRDVHHYLLSLPMRRRELLLGRAVGGTIRGLVYAIPFLILLVAMEGFPDVETFAVAVLSLVLLAFSMSSLGIALSSISKQMDVQATVRSLLYFVLFFFSTVFYPRRALDQFLAVRVISHYNPVSIVADLLRASFGEGTMPTTDQLISLPLLSAVISAIGMLLYMRAMMR
- a CDS encoding ABC transporter, translated to MRGAIFLVRRELSKTRRYKFFIAMRFTWFAVQVTVFGVMMSRIVLIPRFYEFYLVGVYSSILFTLSVYMSYEILEEAEDGLFEYFLSLPMGRWEFVMGRSVGCAVSSLTYTLPMLLLVLLLLKNLNSFSMMLSLFSSLLFAIGISGIVITFVSFVKSSDVSDIIFGAVDAILVRLSTAMYPLSIMPPYYRLPSMLNPITQLAEFLRYLMCPEVFSYTQFESPGSAMAFLLGFSISAFMVGILLFERKVEGGGWR
- a CDS encoding ATP-binding cassette domain-containing protein — protein: MAFVEVLNITKYYGRNPAVKGLSLSIDEGEIFGLLGPNGAGKTTTILMLATVIKPTAGTARIGGYDVVREPDKVRGLLGIAFQEPKATWVDKPIEIVEWHGRICGLRGQELKERVKEVMERLEIWDQRNKFFYQLSGGNRKRVEVAKIFVQRPKFAIFDEPTAQVDVLGKHVIWDMIRELRDSGSTVMLATNDTNEADIVSDKIGIMYEGRLVSSGTPSELKDSIPGGDILEIQLDVPPREEMVNQLSEIDGVSRVMSDQGGIRMHLNRGEELIPVILDRISKFRAKVRYMKMKEPSLDDVFLYFTRERI